From a region of the Nonlabens dokdonensis DSW-6 genome:
- a CDS encoding ClpP family protease, translated as MSKVFKLQDKIDENYIEQRKLFIWGMVDDKTARHCVDRLLYLDSLSNEEITFVINSPGGYVTAGFSIYDTMREIKSPVSTVCSGLAASMGSILLSGGEKGRRMIQKHGRVMIHQPSGGARGTSADIEITANEILKTKELSAQILADNCGQSFEKVMKDFNRDYWLGAEEAVEYGIVDGIL; from the coding sequence ATGAGTAAAGTATTTAAACTTCAAGATAAAATAGATGAAAACTATATAGAACAGCGTAAGCTTTTCATTTGGGGAATGGTAGACGATAAAACAGCAAGACACTGTGTAGATCGTTTATTATACCTAGATTCACTAAGTAATGAAGAAATTACTTTTGTGATCAATAGTCCTGGTGGTTATGTAACTGCTGGTTTTTCTATTTACGATACCATGAGAGAAATTAAAAGTCCGGTAAGTACCGTTTGTAGTGGTCTTGCAGCATCTATGGGATCTATTTTATTATCTGGTGGAGAAAAAGGACGTCGTATGATCCAAAAACACGGTCGTGTAATGATTCACCAACCTAGTGGCGGCGCTAGAGGTACCAGTGCCGATATAGAAATTACCGCTAACGAAATTCTTAAAACTAAAGAATTAAGTGCACAAATCCTTGCAGACAATTGTGGTCAAAGCTTTGAAAAAGTGATGAAAGATTTTAATCGTGATTACTGGCTAGGTGCAGAAGAAGCAGTAGAATATGGAATCGTAGATGGTATTTTATAA
- a CDS encoding VOC family protein, with protein MKLTPFHLAIPVKEITTTRDFYRDVLGCKEGRSSDHWVDFDFFGHQLVIHVTEEAQKAAINAVDGKAVPVPHFGVVLEWDVFHAFAKAVKEKGVVFIIEPYIRFEGLPGEQATMFFQDPSGNSLEFKSFKDFNQIFAY; from the coding sequence ATGAAACTAACTCCATTTCACCTTGCCATTCCAGTTAAAGAAATTACTACAACTCGTGATTTTTATCGCGATGTATTAGGCTGCAAGGAAGGCCGCAGTTCTGACCATTGGGTCGACTTTGATTTCTTCGGTCATCAACTCGTTATTCATGTGACTGAAGAGGCACAAAAGGCAGCTATAAATGCTGTAGATGGTAAGGCTGTTCCTGTTCCACATTTTGGGGTTGTGTTAGAGTGGGATGTTTTTCACGCTTTCGCGAAAGCGGTAAAAGAAAAAGGCGTGGTATTTATTATAGAACCGTATATACGATTTGAAGGATTACCTGGCGAGCAAGCGACCATGTTTTTTCAGGATCCTAGCGGAAATTCCTTAGAATTCAAGTCTTTTAAAGATTTTAACCAAATATTTGCCTATTAA
- a CDS encoding T9SS type A sorting domain-containing protein, with product MKNIPLYIMIVGLLCVSNAQNSWQPISNFPSVARSWPASFTIGEKAYVGTGGQSFIYNNDLWEYDTVTGIWTQKANVGGPLRGGAAGFSINGKGYMGLGRNSTQLYYDLWEYDPILNTWSFNSFFPGSNVDKSATFVVQNKAYVVAGGTATNIGTESNNLWEFNPSGNTWSQKTSIPSTGRNRAVGFEIFDKGYIACGYGFDSSTSSSQSTNEVWEYDAILDTWTQKANYPGSGRSDCAGFSIGNYGYVGMGRFMYTTEFWRFDPLNDSWTQVDQFIGSGRIAGVSFSTTDKGFVGLGYTVTTQLIEFTDFYQFQDQTLSEQSINATNNISIYPNPFDNELIIETSSFKNAAVYNLSGKLLGLFQSETIDLSHLNLGVYILKVERENLPLIVKKIIKR from the coding sequence ATGAAAAATATTCCTTTGTATATTATGATTGTTGGTTTGTTATGTGTGAGTAATGCACAAAATAGCTGGCAGCCTATTTCAAATTTTCCAAGTGTTGCTAGATCATGGCCGGCTAGTTTCACAATAGGTGAAAAAGCCTATGTAGGAACTGGTGGTCAAAGCTTTATCTATAATAATGATCTTTGGGAATATGATACCGTAACAGGAATCTGGACTCAAAAAGCAAATGTAGGTGGTCCATTAAGAGGCGGTGCTGCTGGATTTTCAATAAATGGGAAAGGGTATATGGGATTAGGCCGGAATAGCACACAATTATATTATGACTTATGGGAATACGATCCAATTTTAAATACATGGTCTTTCAACTCTTTTTTTCCTGGTAGCAACGTGGATAAATCGGCCACATTTGTAGTTCAAAATAAGGCATATGTAGTTGCTGGAGGAACCGCAACTAATATTGGTACCGAATCAAATAATCTTTGGGAATTTAACCCATCTGGAAATACTTGGTCACAAAAAACATCGATACCATCCACTGGTAGAAATAGAGCAGTAGGTTTTGAAATTTTTGATAAGGGTTATATCGCATGTGGTTATGGCTTTGATTCCAGCACCTCAAGCTCGCAATCAACTAATGAAGTGTGGGAATATGATGCTATACTTGATACTTGGACTCAAAAAGCTAATTACCCAGGATCAGGACGTTCTGACTGCGCTGGTTTCTCTATCGGTAATTATGGTTACGTAGGAATGGGAAGGTTTATGTACACTACTGAATTCTGGAGATTTGATCCTTTAAATGATTCTTGGACACAAGTAGATCAATTCATCGGTTCTGGTCGTATTGCTGGAGTAAGTTTTAGTACGACTGATAAAGGTTTTGTAGGTCTAGGTTATACGGTCACTACACAATTAATTGAATTTACTGATTTTTATCAATTTCAAGATCAAACTTTGAGCGAGCAGTCTATCAATGCTACGAATAATATCTCAATATACCCTAACCCTTTTGATAACGAATTGATTATCGAGACATCTAGCTTTAAAAACGCTGCTGTTTACAATCTTTCTGGAAAATTATTAGGTTTATTTCAATCTGAAACTATCGACCTTTCACATCTCAATTTAGGAGTTTATATACTGAAGGTTGAGCGGGAAAATCTTCCGTTAATAGTAAAGAAAATTATCAAACGATAA
- a CDS encoding T9SS type A sorting domain-containing protein, which yields MKTSLLAIISFFLFNSLAMSQQEWLPVTNFPGSPRAWAATFTIGDRIYIGTGGVNLSFEDDLWEYNTITNTWSQKANFTGLDRTGAVGFSVNGIGYLGLGTCGFQQQCQDIKSYNPQNNQWTSVVNNFPATGVANVSAFTIDNKAYLLTNGSFAGVGNDSSELWEYTPATNSLIQKTSLPGLPRNRASSFTLNSKGYIAVGFHYDGQANANLKDLWEYNPITDVWIQRADYPGLGSTDCIAFSMNGHAYLGLGYLANTDLWRYDPTMDAWTIMPSFWGAGRIASVSATVGNTGYMGLGYTTNNTGTVNFNDFWRFQDATLSNESIDKNYQINTYPNPFTDKIFIELPTFIETDVKLDFIIYDIKGQIVRKGKLYNATIDLKSLSSGVFILKCFSRSHDYQNVIVKK from the coding sequence ATGAAAACTAGTTTACTAGCTATAATTAGCTTTTTCCTCTTCAATAGCTTAGCTATGAGTCAGCAAGAATGGCTTCCTGTGACAAACTTTCCAGGCAGTCCACGTGCATGGGCTGCCACTTTTACAATTGGCGATAGAATTTATATAGGTACAGGAGGTGTGAATTTGAGCTTCGAAGATGATTTGTGGGAATATAATACGATAACAAATACATGGTCTCAAAAAGCAAATTTTACCGGTTTAGATAGAACTGGTGCAGTAGGTTTTTCTGTAAATGGTATAGGATATTTAGGTCTAGGTACTTGTGGATTTCAACAACAATGTCAGGATATAAAGTCTTATAATCCACAAAATAATCAATGGACTAGTGTGGTGAACAATTTCCCAGCAACTGGAGTTGCTAACGTTAGTGCATTTACTATTGACAATAAAGCTTATTTATTAACTAATGGATCTTTTGCAGGTGTAGGAAACGATTCTAGTGAGTTGTGGGAATATACGCCTGCGACTAATAGTTTAATACAAAAAACGTCGCTTCCAGGTTTACCTCGTAATCGAGCCAGCTCTTTTACATTAAATTCGAAAGGTTACATAGCGGTAGGTTTTCATTATGATGGTCAGGCAAACGCAAATTTGAAGGATTTATGGGAATACAATCCTATTACCGATGTTTGGATTCAAAGGGCTGATTATCCTGGATTAGGCAGTACAGACTGTATAGCCTTTTCAATGAATGGTCACGCTTATTTAGGTTTAGGATACTTAGCAAATACTGATTTATGGAGATATGATCCGACAATGGATGCTTGGACTATTATGCCTTCATTTTGGGGAGCTGGAAGAATAGCTTCCGTAAGTGCAACAGTTGGGAATACTGGATACATGGGTTTAGGGTATACTACTAATAATACCGGTACAGTTAATTTCAATGATTTTTGGCGTTTTCAAGACGCTACCTTATCAAATGAATCTATTGACAAGAATTATCAAATAAATACCTACCCTAATCCATTTACTGATAAAATATTTATCGAGTTGCCAACTTTTATCGAGACAGACGTAAAACTTGATTTTATTATTTACGATATAAAAGGACAGATAGTTAGAAAGGGAAAACTGTATAATGCAACAATTGATCTCAAATCACTTAGTTCAGGTGTTTTTATTTTAAAATGTTTTTCCCGAAGTCATGATTATCAAAATGTAATCGTTAAAAAGTAA
- a CDS encoding DUF4907 domain-containing protein — protein sequence MLSKNKFIYKPLIVCMLLFISGCRNNDVRKDVIKKDEEKISVYQYNIIGGENSFGFQIIFNNSVVIEQKHIPAINGASAFKSEEDATMVAELMIYKLNNKIFPPSVTVHELDSLNIKYEN from the coding sequence ATGTTAAGTAAAAACAAATTTATTTATAAACCGCTTATCGTTTGTATGTTATTATTTATATCTGGATGTAGGAATAACGATGTTCGAAAGGATGTAATAAAAAAAGACGAAGAAAAGATAAGTGTATATCAATACAATATAATTGGAGGTGAAAACTCATTTGGATTTCAAATAATTTTCAACAATAGCGTAGTAATAGAGCAGAAGCACATACCTGCAATTAATGGAGCTTCAGCTTTCAAATCAGAGGAAGATGCGACTATGGTAGCAGAACTGATGATCTATAAATTAAATAATAAAATTTTCCCTCCTTCTGTCACTGTCCATGAGTTGGACAGTTTAAATATTAAATATGAAAACTAG
- a CDS encoding YkvA family protein, producing the protein MRLFRKKINLPDEQYTLDAVEEATVEDVDAAIEKEESISATIANAGFLKKYAKLGKIMFMMIKDYRKGIYTEIPWFTIAAITTGLLYVFSPLDLIPDFIPVLGFVDDLTVLSFVTGWIETDLHKYLDWKLKEKAYLD; encoded by the coding sequence ATGAGATTATTCAGAAAAAAAATAAATTTACCAGACGAGCAATATACTTTAGATGCGGTGGAAGAAGCAACCGTTGAGGATGTAGATGCGGCTATTGAAAAAGAGGAAAGCATCTCTGCCACCATTGCAAATGCTGGCTTTCTTAAAAAATATGCTAAGCTAGGTAAGATCATGTTCATGATGATCAAAGATTACCGCAAAGGCATTTATACCGAGATTCCATGGTTTACCATTGCAGCGATAACCACAGGTCTATTATATGTTTTCAGCCCTCTGGATTTAATTCCAGATTTTATTCCGGTCTTGGGTTTTGTTGATGACTTAACTGTTTTGTCTTTTGTAACAGGCTGGATAGAAACAGATCTTCATAAATACTTAGACTGGAAGTTGAAAGAGAAAGCTTACTTAGATTAA
- a CDS encoding amidohydrolase: protein MKKTLLLLALIIFISCDQETQKAADLIIENATIYTVDDQFSTATALAVKDGKIIFTGTQDELIAENFNASETIDATGKFIYPGLIDAHCHFYGLGQQLQRVDLVGTKSYDEVIQKVTDFQNEKNKSFIIGRGWDQNDWDLKEFPTNQELNELFPDTPVALTRIDGHAMIANDAALKLAGIDTDTDPFGGAIEQKDGKLTGILVDNPMELVEAVFPKESTQETIKSLMDAQDINFSYGITTVDDAGLMRSTIETIDSLQQDGALKMKIYAMISNTPENLDYYLTKGIVKTDRLNVRSVKFYADGALGSRGAAMKEEYTDKNNHFGALLSSVEDFQGIANRIAATNYQMNTHAIGDSANYVVLQAYKELLDGKKDRRWRVEHAQIVDPNDFDLFDEENILPSVQPTHATSDMYWAEDRVGEERIKGAYAYKKLLGESKMLALGTDYPVEQVNPFLTFYAAVARKDTSGYPEEGFRPEQALSREEALRGMTIWAAYSNFEENEKGSLEIGKAADFIMLDQDLMEVAIDQVPEMKVTATYSNGEMVYEKN from the coding sequence ATGAAAAAAACACTCCTACTTCTAGCACTTATTATATTTATTTCTTGTGATCAAGAAACTCAAAAAGCGGCCGACCTTATCATAGAGAATGCTACAATTTATACAGTTGACGATCAGTTTTCAACAGCAACAGCACTTGCGGTAAAAGATGGTAAAATCATTTTTACAGGAACTCAGGACGAATTAATAGCTGAGAACTTCAATGCTTCAGAAACTATTGATGCAACTGGTAAATTTATTTATCCAGGATTAATAGATGCACACTGTCATTTTTACGGATTAGGTCAGCAATTACAACGAGTAGATCTGGTAGGAACAAAAAGTTATGATGAGGTGATTCAAAAAGTAACAGATTTCCAAAACGAGAAAAATAAATCATTTATCATAGGACGTGGATGGGATCAAAATGATTGGGATCTAAAAGAGTTTCCAACTAATCAAGAGCTCAATGAACTTTTTCCTGATACTCCTGTGGCTTTAACTCGTATTGATGGCCATGCGATGATTGCAAACGATGCGGCGTTAAAATTGGCTGGAATCGATACAGATACAGATCCATTCGGTGGAGCGATTGAACAAAAGGATGGAAAACTTACTGGTATACTTGTAGATAATCCTATGGAATTAGTAGAAGCCGTTTTTCCAAAAGAATCAACCCAAGAAACCATTAAGTCTTTAATGGACGCTCAAGATATCAATTTTAGTTATGGTATCACTACGGTAGACGATGCTGGATTGATGCGATCAACTATTGAAACCATCGACAGTTTACAACAAGATGGAGCTTTGAAAATGAAGATTTATGCGATGATTTCTAATACTCCAGAAAACTTAGATTATTACTTAACAAAGGGAATTGTAAAAACAGATCGTTTAAATGTGAGATCGGTTAAGTTTTATGCAGATGGTGCTTTGGGTAGTCGTGGTGCTGCGATGAAAGAAGAATATACCGATAAAAACAATCATTTTGGCGCACTATTGAGCAGTGTAGAGGATTTTCAAGGAATTGCAAATCGTATTGCAGCAACTAATTATCAAATGAACACACATGCGATAGGTGATAGTGCAAATTATGTAGTACTTCAAGCTTATAAGGAATTGCTAGACGGTAAAAAAGATAGAAGATGGCGTGTCGAACATGCACAAATTGTAGATCCAAATGACTTTGATTTATTTGACGAAGAAAACATTCTTCCATCAGTCCAACCTACGCATGCAACAAGTGATATGTATTGGGCTGAAGATCGAGTAGGAGAGGAAAGAATTAAAGGAGCTTATGCTTATAAAAAGTTATTAGGAGAATCAAAAATGCTAGCTTTAGGAACTGATTATCCCGTAGAGCAAGTAAATCCGTTTTTGACTTTTTATGCTGCTGTAGCTAGAAAAGATACTAGCGGTTATCCAGAAGAAGGTTTCAGACCAGAGCAAGCGCTTTCTCGCGAAGAAGCCTTAAGAGGTATGACCATTTGGGCAGCGTATTCAAACTTTGAAGAAAATGAAAAGGGAAGTCTAGAAATAGGCAAAGCTGCAGACTTTATTATGCTAGATCAAGACTTAATGGAAGTGGCAATAGATCAAGTTCCTGAGATGAAGGTTACAGCTACTTATTCTAATGGGGAAATGGTTTATGAAAAGAACTAG
- a CDS encoding TonB-dependent receptor, whose protein sequence is MNFYIKNIVIAAIALSATVALGQTPEEEEERLNGGTITVVKPYDPSISDAFKVKSNPTFSDTTKVKKKPVTYSIFSVPVASTFTPTKAGLSRLKPTQRAKYYKNYARLGLGNYINVLGELAMNFEVDRDSDVGVFFNHNSSQGGINDVVADDAFSDTSLDISFGKRSSDFNWGITAGARHQAANWYGAFENTPNPLTEDSDVSFNYLSYALGGKATFFDGVFKNVELNFTGTTSSNDASEIRFNALPQLGFDIMGTEVALGAEVDYLSGSFDTQGLLPAQEEYTYLKAGLSPAINLYGDNFKVKLGAQVNYLNNSEASESDVFVYPDIVASYILVEETLIPYATIGGGLDMNSLQQFASDNVFLAPAVNVIPTNRIVDAQLGFKGKLSESLGYRLFGGYKIEENRSFFIKDTGASFTVGDVQPYHSGNVFYTQYADLNTWNYGGSLSFDVNTAFNLTLNATGFNYDVYNGEADSFNNIPSHLPKFTIDLIGDYEINDQWNVGASFYFIDQRKAFRSGSGTETLDAVVDLNIDVNYKINPKLTAFLKGQNLTGGNYEYYLDYPVQDLQIMGGAVYKFDL, encoded by the coding sequence ATGAATTTCTATATAAAAAACATAGTTATTGCGGCTATCGCTTTAAGCGCAACAGTTGCATTAGGACAAACTCCAGAAGAAGAGGAAGAACGATTGAATGGTGGTACTATTACAGTAGTTAAACCTTATGATCCTTCTATAAGTGATGCTTTTAAAGTAAAAAGCAATCCGACCTTCAGCGATACAACAAAGGTGAAAAAGAAACCAGTAACCTACAGTATATTTTCTGTTCCTGTAGCAAGTACTTTTACACCTACTAAAGCTGGTCTATCTAGATTAAAACCTACGCAAAGAGCTAAGTATTATAAAAATTATGCACGACTAGGTTTAGGAAATTACATCAATGTTTTGGGTGAACTAGCAATGAATTTTGAAGTGGATCGAGATAGTGATGTAGGTGTATTTTTTAATCATAACTCTTCACAAGGCGGAATTAATGACGTGGTTGCAGACGATGCATTTTCTGATACTTCTTTAGATATTTCTTTTGGTAAACGATCCAGTGACTTCAATTGGGGAATTACAGCTGGAGCTAGACATCAAGCGGCAAACTGGTATGGTGCTTTTGAAAACACTCCTAATCCGTTAACTGAGGATAGTGATGTGTCCTTCAATTATCTTTCTTATGCTTTAGGTGGTAAGGCAACATTTTTTGATGGAGTATTTAAAAATGTAGAACTCAACTTTACAGGAACTACATCTAGTAACGACGCTAGCGAGATACGTTTTAACGCCTTGCCGCAATTAGGTTTTGACATTATGGGAACTGAAGTAGCTTTAGGTGCTGAGGTAGATTATCTGAGCGGTAGTTTTGATACGCAAGGATTACTTCCTGCTCAAGAAGAATATACATACTTAAAAGCAGGTTTGAGTCCAGCGATAAATCTTTATGGAGATAATTTTAAAGTAAAGCTAGGAGCTCAAGTGAACTACCTTAATAACAGTGAAGCATCAGAAAGTGATGTATTTGTTTATCCAGATATAGTGGCAAGTTACATACTCGTAGAAGAAACTCTTATTCCTTATGCAACTATAGGCGGTGGACTGGATATGAATTCGCTTCAACAGTTTGCTAGTGATAATGTTTTTCTTGCACCAGCGGTAAATGTAATCCCGACTAATAGAATTGTAGATGCTCAATTAGGGTTTAAAGGAAAACTTTCTGAAAGTTTGGGTTATCGATTATTTGGTGGTTATAAAATTGAGGAAAATAGATCCTTCTTCATTAAAGATACAGGAGCATCCTTTACCGTAGGAGATGTACAACCATACCACTCAGGAAATGTGTTTTACACGCAATATGCCGACTTAAATACATGGAATTATGGTGGTAGCTTAAGTTTTGATGTGAATACAGCTTTTAATCTTACTCTTAATGCAACTGGATTTAATTACGACGTTTATAATGGTGAAGCTGACTCATTCAATAATATTCCGTCACATCTTCCTAAATTCACCATAGATTTAATAGGTGACTATGAGATAAATGATCAGTGGAATGTTGGTGCAAGTTTCTATTTCATAGATCAGCGTAAGGCATTTAGATCAGGTTCAGGTACAGAGACGCTTGATGCTGTTGTAGATCTCAATATAGATGTGAATTACAAAATCAATCCTAAATTAACTGCTTTTTTAAAAGGTCAGAATCTAACTGGAGGCAACTATGAGTATTATCTGGATTATCCAGTTCAGGATTTACAAATAATGGGTGGTGCCGTGTATAAATTTGACTTGTAG
- a CDS encoding tetratricopeptide repeat protein — translation MRKLALLLLFITMVTTTYAQQSKIATDDLATYNQAVDLYQEDQYLASQRLFEKVLETVDDEVIRGNASYYIANCAVRLNQRNSDQLIEKFVEEYPTSIKKNSAIIDVADYYFDNGNYRKAATWYQRVDKSTLSRKQINRYYFNTGYTLVQAKKFDEAKPFLNRVSDDKEYGSKAKYYLGYIAYENDEVETATELFNQVGESPEDDEKLSYYKADLNYKSGKFDEAIKLAKEQLPKSNRREKSQLNRIIGQSLFNQEKYDEALPYLQEYEGTRGKWNNNDYYQLGYAYYKQGNFEKAIETFNKIIDGANATAQNAYYHLGQSYIKLDRNEDALNAFKKASEMDLDAQISEDASYNYAKLSYENGNPYDSVPAVILAYLEKYPDSDKKSEMNEFLIDSYFSSKNYKEALRLLEDGRIKGNEAVYGKVALYHGLNLFTSGEYQDALENLDKAVKYVVDPELKKKTIFWKAETMYQLNNFTGAYENFKKAKAISTAIEEDDLYNYDMGYAQFKLKKYDEAIKSFTAFTKQSGANNDRVRLNDAYLRIGDANFVTKQYWPGMEAYNKAIELNGFNSDYAAFQKAISYGFVQRNDRKIEDLEAFIQRFKTSKYIDDVIYELGNTYINTNQVSDGIRTYDKLISGYPNSIYTSQAMMRKGLQLYNDGNLDQSLIVFKQVAEKYAGTPQAVQAISSARQVYIDKGNTNDYAVWVRSLDGVEVTDNELDDTAYESAEQPFIKGDMSGTAREMKKYLDQFPNGKHALKAHFYLAQAQFSENKKAESVPHYEYVVSKERSEFTEQALARLSEIHLATKDYDKAIPVLKQLEQLADFPQNVIYAQSNLMKAYYETEKYAEAVKYANKVLADTSIENNVKSDAEIIIARSSWKQGNEAAAKTGYEKVRETATGSLAAEATYYKAYFENKQGDHDAVITTVNGLSKNYGGYKLWSAKGLVVMAKSYYALDQTLNATTILDAVIANFTQYPEVVTNAKNELAKIKTEVAKTNSSVVPANQN, via the coding sequence ATGCGAAAACTAGCCCTGTTGCTGCTATTCATTACGATGGTTACTACTACCTACGCGCAGCAATCTAAAATTGCGACCGATGATCTTGCTACCTATAATCAGGCAGTAGATTTATATCAAGAAGATCAATACCTTGCTTCTCAAAGATTATTTGAAAAGGTACTAGAAACGGTAGATGATGAGGTGATAAGAGGTAATGCCTCCTATTATATCGCAAATTGTGCGGTACGTCTCAATCAACGCAACTCTGACCAGTTAATTGAAAAATTTGTTGAAGAATATCCTACTTCTATAAAAAAGAATTCAGCTATAATTGATGTGGCAGACTATTATTTTGATAATGGTAATTATAGAAAAGCAGCAACATGGTATCAAAGAGTTGATAAAAGTACGCTTTCGCGAAAGCAAATCAACCGCTATTATTTTAACACTGGTTACACTCTTGTGCAAGCCAAAAAGTTTGATGAGGCAAAACCTTTCCTTAACCGCGTAAGTGATGACAAAGAATACGGAAGTAAAGCTAAATACTATCTAGGTTACATCGCTTATGAAAATGACGAAGTAGAAACAGCCACAGAATTATTTAATCAAGTAGGTGAATCTCCAGAAGATGATGAAAAACTTTCCTACTATAAAGCAGACTTGAATTATAAATCTGGAAAATTTGATGAAGCGATTAAGCTAGCTAAAGAACAACTTCCTAAATCCAATAGAAGAGAAAAATCTCAATTAAACCGCATCATAGGCCAGTCACTTTTCAATCAAGAGAAATACGATGAAGCGCTTCCATATTTGCAAGAATATGAAGGAACTCGAGGCAAGTGGAATAATAATGATTACTACCAGCTAGGTTATGCATATTATAAGCAAGGTAATTTTGAAAAAGCTATAGAGACTTTTAATAAAATAATTGACGGCGCAAATGCAACAGCACAGAATGCTTATTACCACTTGGGCCAAAGCTATATCAAACTAGATCGTAATGAAGATGCACTCAATGCATTTAAAAAGGCTAGTGAGATGGATCTTGACGCTCAAATTTCTGAAGATGCGTCTTATAACTATGCAAAATTAAGTTATGAGAATGGAAACCCTTATGACAGTGTTCCAGCGGTAATTCTAGCTTACTTAGAAAAGTATCCTGATTCAGATAAGAAAAGCGAAATGAACGAATTTCTAATCGATTCTTATTTTTCTTCAAAGAATTATAAAGAAGCGCTTCGATTACTTGAAGATGGAAGAATAAAAGGAAATGAAGCAGTCTATGGAAAAGTAGCCTTATACCATGGATTGAATTTATTTACATCTGGTGAATATCAAGATGCTTTAGAAAATCTCGATAAAGCGGTTAAATATGTTGTTGATCCAGAATTAAAGAAAAAAACAATCTTCTGGAAAGCAGAAACGATGTACCAGCTTAACAATTTTACTGGAGCCTATGAAAATTTCAAAAAGGCAAAGGCAATTTCTACTGCAATTGAAGAAGATGATCTTTATAACTACGACATGGGTTATGCACAGTTCAAACTCAAGAAATATGACGAAGCCATAAAATCATTTACCGCTTTTACTAAGCAATCTGGAGCAAATAATGATCGAGTAAGACTTAACGATGCCTATCTAAGAATAGGAGATGCAAATTTTGTTACTAAGCAATACTGGCCAGGAATGGAAGCTTATAATAAAGCGATAGAATTAAATGGATTTAACTCTGACTATGCAGCTTTTCAAAAAGCCATTTCCTATGGATTTGTTCAAAGGAACGATCGCAAAATTGAAGACTTAGAAGCATTTATTCAAAGGTTTAAGACCTCAAAATATATCGATGACGTGATTTATGAGTTAGGAAATACCTATATCAATACGAACCAAGTGTCTGACGGAATTAGAACTTACGATAAATTAATTTCTGGATATCCTAATAGCATTTATACTTCGCAAGCCATGATGCGTAAAGGTTTGCAATTATACAACGATGGAAATCTTGATCAATCCTTAATTGTTTTCAAACAAGTTGCCGAAAAGTATGCAGGAACTCCTCAAGCGGTTCAAGCTATAAGCAGCGCTAGACAAGTTTACATTGATAAAGGAAATACTAATGATTATGCAGTTTGGGTAAGAAGTCTCGATGGAGTAGAGGTGACCGATAACGAGTTAGATGATACGGCGTATGAAAGTGCAGAGCAACCTTTTATCAAAGGAGACATGAGCGGTACTGCTCGAGAAATGAAAAAGTATTTGGATCAATTTCCAAATGGTAAACATGCTCTCAAAGCACATTTCTATCTGGCGCAGGCTCAGTTTTCTGAAAATAAAAAAGCAGAAAGTGTACCACATTATGAATACGTAGTTAGTAAAGAAAGAAGCGAGTTTACAGAGCAAGCTTTGGCCCGATTGAGCGAGATTCATTTAGCTACAAAGGATTATGACAAAGCAATTCCAGTTTTAAAACAATTGGAGCAATTGGCAGACTTTCCTCAAAATGTTATTTATGCACAGTCTAACTTAATGAAAGCTTACTATGAAACAGAGAAGTATGCAGAAGCTGTAAAGTATGCTAACAAAGTTCTAGCCGATACCAGTATCGAGAACAACGTAAAATCTGATGCAGAAATCATTATTGCTCGTTCCTCATGGAAACAAGGTAACGAAGCAGCAGCTAAAACTGGTTATGAAAAAGTACGTGAGACAGCAACAGGTAGCCTTGCTGCTGAGGCCACTTACTACAAAGCTTATTTTGAGAACAAACAAGGTGATCACGATGCTGTGATTACTACAGTAAATGGATTAAGTAAAAATTACGGTGGTTATAAATTATGGAGTGCAAAAGGTCTTGTAGTTATGGCAAAAAGTTACTACGCCTTGGATCAAACTCTCAATGCTACTACGATTCTAGATGCGGTAATCGCAAACTTCACACAATATCCAGAAGTGGTTACTAACGCAAAAAATGAACTTGCAAAAATTAAAACTGAGGTAGCAAAAACAAACTCATCTGTCGTACCGGCAAATCAAAACTAA